The Flavobacterium faecale genome has a segment encoding these proteins:
- a CDS encoding circularly permuted type 2 ATP-grasp protein — translation MIKLTPELNPKGWDEMFSKDGVREPYRQVLQTLESLNLAKLNQKQKQASDIFMNQGITFTVYSDDNEGIERIFPFDIIPRIITQKDWLEIETGIAQRLKALNLFLEDVYNDQNIIKDGIVPAALIASCPHYLPEVHGIKLPHNIHVHIAGIDLIRGAEGEFYVLEDNLRCPSGVSYMLENREITKRVFPEMFKSNNVSMVANYPMIFHNILISLSPRAIPNPNVVLLTPGVYNSAYYEHTFLARQMGVPLVEGRDLIVNNNKVYMKTTSGLQQVDVIYRRLDDEYLDPLVFKPDSTLGVPGLISAYKLGNVALVNAVGNGVADDKAVYAYVPDMIKYYMNEEPILKNVPTYQMENKDEREHVFANMENMVIKETNQSGGYGMVMGNKATQEELDTAKIAIAANPRNFIAQPIIQLSTVPCFIDGELKLRHVDLRPYALCGPKGIEIVPGGLTRVALTEGSLVVNSSQGGGSKDTWIMK, via the coding sequence ATGATAAAATTAACACCAGAATTAAACCCTAAAGGATGGGATGAGATGTTTTCTAAAGATGGAGTGAGGGAACCGTATCGTCAAGTACTGCAAACATTAGAAAGTTTAAATCTCGCTAAACTAAATCAAAAGCAAAAGCAAGCTTCGGATATTTTCATGAACCAAGGAATCACCTTTACCGTTTACAGTGATGACAACGAGGGGATTGAGCGAATTTTCCCATTTGATATTATACCCAGAATTATTACTCAAAAAGACTGGTTAGAAATAGAAACAGGTATTGCACAACGATTGAAGGCTCTAAATTTGTTTTTGGAAGACGTTTATAATGACCAAAATATTATTAAAGACGGTATTGTCCCAGCTGCCTTGATAGCATCTTGCCCCCATTATCTTCCAGAAGTTCATGGTATCAAACTGCCTCATAACATCCATGTACACATTGCAGGTATTGACCTTATACGTGGTGCTGAGGGAGAGTTTTATGTGCTTGAAGATAACCTTAGGTGTCCTAGTGGTGTGAGCTATATGCTTGAAAACAGAGAAATCACAAAAAGAGTTTTCCCCGAAATGTTCAAAAGCAACAATGTGAGCATGGTTGCCAATTATCCGATGATTTTTCATAACATCCTCATTTCATTATCACCCAGAGCAATTCCCAACCCAAATGTTGTGTTGCTTACGCCAGGAGTTTACAATTCTGCTTATTACGAACATACTTTTCTTGCCAGACAAATGGGAGTACCTCTTGTAGAAGGCCGAGACCTTATTGTAAACAATAATAAAGTCTACATGAAAACTACATCTGGACTACAACAAGTAGACGTAATATACAGACGATTGGATGATGAATATCTAGATCCATTAGTCTTCAAACCAGATAGTACTCTTGGTGTTCCTGGATTAATAAGTGCTTACAAACTAGGGAACGTAGCCTTAGTTAATGCCGTAGGGAACGGAGTTGCCGATGACAAAGCAGTGTATGCTTATGTACCCGACATGATTAAATATTACATGAACGAGGAACCCATTTTAAAAAATGTACCAACGTATCAAATGGAAAACAAAGACGAACGCGAACACGTTTTTGCTAACATGGAGAATATGGTAATCAAGGAAACCAATCAAAGTGGTGGTTACGGAATGGTAATGGGAAATAAAGCGACCCAAGAAGAATTGGATACCGCAAAGATTGCAATAGCCGCCAATCCAAGAAACTTTATCGCACAACCTATTATACAACTTAGCACTGTTCCTTGTTTTATAGATGGCGAACTCAAACTACGTCACGTAGATTTGCGCCCCTATGCATTATGCGGTCCCAAAGGTATCGAAATCGTACCTGGCGGACTCACACGCGTCGCCTTGACCGAAGGTTCTTTGGTCGTTAATTCATCGCAAGGTGGAGGAAGTAAGGATACCTGGATTATGAAATAA
- a CDS encoding alpha-E domain-containing protein codes for MEVNMLSRVADGIYWLSRYMERTHGMLLTLNTLYNMSFDQETNDYQGYKPLLQYYTDLSAEEIEKVQFDSNYVLKYIICDANNNNSVKSLITRSRENARGAQDKITKELWEHINSMYHYINDCELPDRLETAEAMEILSKMNKDFLMYNGIIHVTMPRGIGWNFSSLGKNLERCLQTLTFTQAYYRPIAFDLDGTEDLLYWRKLLLSLSGYELYMKSYSNIPHNRKVVQQVIFNKDFAHSLIYTLGLIEIHLNSLFKDNHLSEARTMRNHFGRLKSAVEFTDYHHMTNEQLESLLEDTISQLYIFSADFSKLFFSYTLDSSDKCNTPYLFK; via the coding sequence ATGGAAGTAAATATGCTTAGCCGCGTGGCAGATGGAATCTATTGGCTTAGTAGATATATGGAACGTACTCACGGAATGTTACTCACCCTGAATACGTTGTACAACATGTCTTTTGACCAAGAAACCAATGACTATCAAGGCTACAAACCCCTTTTACAATATTACACCGACTTGTCTGCTGAAGAAATTGAAAAAGTTCAATTTGATAGTAACTATGTTCTTAAATACATCATTTGCGATGCAAACAATAACAATTCAGTAAAAAGCCTCATCACAAGATCCCGCGAGAATGCTCGAGGTGCACAAGATAAAATCACCAAAGAATTATGGGAACACATCAACTCGATGTACCATTATATTAATGATTGCGAATTGCCAGACAGACTTGAAACTGCAGAAGCAATGGAAATTTTATCAAAAATGAATAAGGATTTTTTGATGTATAACGGAATCATACATGTTACTATGCCACGTGGTATTGGATGGAATTTTTCAAGTCTTGGAAAAAACCTTGAGCGCTGTTTACAAACCTTGACATTTACACAAGCGTATTACAGACCAATTGCATTTGATCTTGATGGAACCGAAGATTTACTGTATTGGCGTAAACTGTTGTTATCCTTGTCGGGATACGAATTATACATGAAGAGTTATAGCAATATTCCTCATAATCGAAAGGTTGTTCAGCAAGTAATCTTTAATAAGGATTTTGCTCACTCCCTGATTTACACTCTAGGTTTAATCGAAATTCACTTAAATAGTTTGTTTAAAGACAATCACCTAAGCGAAGCTAGAACCATGCGAAACCATTTTGGAAGGTTAAAAAGTGCTGTCGAATTTACAGATTATCACCACATGACCAACGAACAACTAGAGAGCCTTCTTGAGGATACTATTTCTCAATTGTATATTTTTTCAGCTGATTTTTCGAAATTATTCTTTTCTTACACCTTAGATTCAAGTGATAAATGCAACACTCCTTATTTGTTTAAATAA
- a CDS encoding chondroitinase-B domain-containing protein: MKKVIFLGVLFLLFSFRSIDSGKNITVSNQQELNAAIKEASAGDQIIMANGIWKDIQIKFTGKGTQAAPIVLKAETPGKVFIEGVSDLKIGGTYLEVSGLFFRNGYTPSSTVIDFHIDKKSIANHCKVTQCVIEDFTQLNRVHDDHWIEFWGRYNELDHNYITGKSNQGPTIMVVLKGNEHINNHHKITNNHFGPRPRKGGPHGETIQIGDSGTSMSPSYTLVAHNLFERCDGEVEIISNKSNNNEYRNNIFYKSEGSLVLRHGNYCTIDGNIFIGDENSDFMGGVRVVNTGHWITNNYFYKIKGAEFRSALAVMNGVPKAPQNRYNQVTDVVIAYNSFVDCITPWQFSVGANMDKSDVLPATEIRSARPDRTIVANNSIYNQVPNDFPVKAYDKVDGVLFKNNILNSPNNSDVKDNGIQTAAFGVNKVSDWLYVPTENKTDVYQGFDFETISTDLFGSDRTATNAVGAMVLPVDKNKGTIITKDYGTNWFATDKKMTAPKTVKVSTAQELIAAIDKVEAGSIIELKKGVYNLTESLVINKAITIKGKNKNSKATLVYTGAAKSPAFLMEPKGNLAVENLILKGSKEQYAFATLEKNMKSAYNLKMNTIEVSDFETILNAYKDAFADTIAIDNSVFKNCNRGIRLADENEDLGEYNAEFVYIKNSKFDAIQSSVLDYYRGGYDESTIGGNLVFQNNTVTNSGKQEASGILVKTRGIVNVVFANNTFTNNPIAAIAVLWGEKGQAPKDNMIKNSGEIKIEQNLKQKMMY; this comes from the coding sequence ATGAAGAAGGTCATTTTCTTAGGAGTACTATTTTTATTGTTTTCTTTCCGATCCATCGATTCGGGTAAAAATATCACTGTATCCAATCAACAAGAATTGAATGCGGCGATTAAAGAAGCGAGCGCTGGAGATCAAATTATCATGGCAAATGGAATTTGGAAGGACATTCAAATTAAATTTACAGGAAAAGGAACCCAAGCGGCTCCAATTGTATTGAAAGCAGAAACTCCAGGAAAGGTTTTTATCGAAGGAGTCTCAGATTTAAAAATAGGAGGTACCTATCTTGAAGTTAGTGGTCTTTTCTTTAGAAATGGTTACACGCCTTCAAGTACTGTAATTGACTTTCATATTGATAAAAAGAGTATTGCCAACCATTGCAAAGTAACCCAATGTGTCATTGAAGATTTTACACAACTCAACCGTGTTCATGATGATCACTGGATTGAATTTTGGGGTAGATACAATGAATTAGATCACAATTATATTACTGGTAAGTCCAATCAAGGTCCTACTATCATGGTGGTTTTAAAAGGGAATGAACATATAAACAACCATCATAAAATTACAAACAATCATTTTGGTCCCCGTCCAAGAAAAGGTGGTCCGCATGGAGAAACGATTCAGATAGGAGATAGTGGTACTTCAATGTCGCCTTCTTATACGTTGGTTGCTCACAATTTATTCGAAAGATGTGATGGTGAAGTCGAAATTATTTCGAACAAATCAAACAACAATGAATATAGAAACAATATTTTCTACAAATCTGAAGGATCTTTGGTATTGCGTCACGGAAACTACTGCACCATTGATGGCAATATCTTTATAGGAGATGAGAACTCAGATTTTATGGGAGGTGTTCGTGTAGTTAATACAGGACATTGGATAACCAATAATTATTTCTACAAAATCAAAGGAGCAGAATTTCGTAGTGCATTAGCAGTAATGAATGGAGTGCCAAAAGCACCACAAAATCGTTACAATCAAGTAACTGATGTTGTTATTGCATACAATTCGTTTGTTGATTGTATTACGCCATGGCAGTTTAGCGTAGGTGCCAATATGGATAAGAGTGATGTTTTGCCTGCAACAGAAATTCGTTCGGCAAGACCAGATCGCACAATAGTTGCCAATAACAGCATCTACAATCAAGTGCCAAATGATTTTCCGGTGAAAGCCTATGATAAGGTTGACGGAGTTTTGTTCAAAAATAATATATTGAACAGCCCAAATAACAGTGATGTAAAAGACAACGGTATTCAAACAGCCGCTTTTGGTGTAAACAAAGTATCAGATTGGTTGTATGTACCCACAGAGAATAAAACAGATGTTTATCAAGGATTTGATTTTGAAACTATTTCAACAGATTTATTTGGTAGCGATAGAACAGCAACAAATGCTGTAGGAGCGATGGTTTTGCCAGTGGATAAAAACAAGGGTACAATTATAACTAAGGACTATGGTACCAATTGGTTCGCAACAGATAAAAAAATGACGGCTCCAAAAACCGTAAAAGTGAGCACTGCTCAAGAACTGATCGCTGCAATTGACAAAGTAGAGGCTGGATCTATTATCGAATTAAAAAAAGGAGTCTATAACCTTACCGAATCTTTGGTGATTAATAAAGCAATCACAATCAAAGGTAAAAACAAAAATAGTAAAGCAACTCTTGTGTACACGGGTGCTGCAAAAAGTCCTGCTTTTTTGATGGAACCAAAAGGAAACTTAGCTGTTGAGAATTTGATTCTAAAAGGAAGTAAAGAGCAATATGCTTTTGCAACGCTAGAGAAAAACATGAAGAGTGCTTATAATTTAAAAATGAACACCATTGAAGTTTCTGACTTCGAAACTATTCTTAATGCCTACAAAGATGCTTTTGCAGATACAATTGCGATTGACAACTCCGTTTTTAAAAATTGCAATAGAGGAATTAGATTAGCAGATGAGAATGAAGATTTAGGGGAATACAACGCAGAATTTGTGTACATCAAAAACTCAAAGTTTGATGCAATTCAGTCAAGTGTTTTGGATTATTACCGTGGTGGTTATGATGAATCTACCATTGGAGGAAATTTAGTTTTTCAAAATAATACAGTTACCAATTCGGGTAAACAAGAAGCGAGTGGTATTTTGGTTAAAACGCGCGGAATTGTAAACGTGGTTTTTGCTAACAATACATTCACCAACAACCCTATCGCTGCGATAGCAGTATTATGGGGTGAAAAAGGGCAAGCGCCCAAAGACAACATGATCAAAAATTCAGGTGAGATTAAAATCGAACAAAACCTGAAACAAAAGATGATGTACTAA
- a CDS encoding aldehyde dehydrogenase (NADP(+)) has translation MSEFSTFYAFNPATNEPLEGAFSTTTNAELETVVQQAVTAFDNYRKKDKNQIADFLEQVGKEIINLGDDLLTRCHLETALPMARLQGERGRTVGQLQLFANFVREGSWVEAKIDTAQPDRSPMPKSDIRQMLVPLGPVAVFGASNFPLAFSVAGGDTASALASGCPVIFKAHPAHPGTSALVAAAFEKAIEICGMPKGTFSMVQGNTNALGGALVSHPSIKAVGFTGSFAGGKALFDLANARPEPIPVFAEMGSTNPLFVLPEILKEKATAIAAGMATSIAQGVGQFCTNPGLAFIQKSDQAEVFSQQLIQNISQTPAGIMLTAGIGKAYRETISITQEIDNVATMATGESSDAANAGVAKVFKASVATYFKTPQLAEENFGPSQVLIEADTKEELLLAAQNLQGHLTATVHGTAADLENYKELLQILELKVGRIVINGYPTGVEVCHAMVHGGPYPATTAPHSTSVGTQAIKRFVRPVCYQDYPAFLLPDALKDENPFGIMRFVDGMYSTASIV, from the coding sequence ATGAGTGAATTTTCAACGTTTTATGCTTTTAATCCCGCTACCAACGAACCACTAGAAGGTGCGTTTTCGACCACTACAAATGCAGAGTTAGAAACCGTAGTGCAGCAAGCGGTAACAGCTTTTGATAATTATAGAAAGAAAGATAAAAATCAAATAGCCGATTTTTTAGAACAAGTTGGAAAAGAAATAATAAACCTAGGAGATGATTTGCTTACCCGCTGTCATCTTGAAACCGCTTTACCTATGGCGCGCTTGCAAGGGGAGCGTGGAAGAACAGTTGGGCAGTTGCAATTGTTTGCCAATTTTGTGCGCGAAGGTTCATGGGTTGAAGCCAAAATTGACACGGCACAGCCAGATAGGAGTCCGATGCCAAAGTCGGATATCCGTCAAATGTTGGTGCCCTTAGGACCTGTTGCCGTATTTGGTGCAAGTAATTTTCCGTTGGCTTTTAGTGTAGCTGGTGGCGATACAGCATCGGCATTGGCTTCGGGTTGCCCTGTAATTTTCAAGGCACATCCAGCACATCCTGGCACTTCAGCTTTGGTGGCTGCTGCTTTCGAAAAAGCAATCGAAATTTGTGGTATGCCAAAAGGAACCTTTAGTATGGTTCAAGGAAACACCAATGCCTTAGGCGGTGCACTAGTTTCTCATCCTTCGATAAAAGCAGTTGGATTTACGGGTTCGTTTGCAGGAGGAAAAGCGCTCTTTGATTTGGCTAATGCAAGACCAGAGCCGATTCCTGTTTTTGCAGAAATGGGTAGTACTAATCCCTTATTTGTTTTACCAGAAATTCTAAAAGAAAAAGCAACAGCAATAGCAGCAGGTATGGCTACCTCTATTGCACAAGGTGTGGGTCAATTTTGTACCAATCCAGGTTTGGCTTTTATTCAAAAATCGGATCAAGCAGAGGTTTTTTCTCAGCAATTAATACAAAACATATCTCAAACCCCAGCCGGAATTATGTTGACAGCCGGAATAGGGAAAGCCTATCGAGAAACTATTTCCATTACGCAAGAAATTGATAATGTGGCTACAATGGCAACAGGTGAGAGTAGTGATGCTGCCAATGCAGGAGTTGCAAAAGTGTTCAAAGCTTCGGTTGCGACCTATTTTAAAACGCCACAATTGGCTGAGGAGAATTTTGGCCCTTCACAGGTTTTAATTGAAGCCGATACTAAAGAAGAACTATTGCTAGCGGCGCAAAATTTACAAGGTCATTTAACGGCAACCGTTCATGGAACGGCAGCCGATTTAGAAAATTACAAAGAATTATTACAAATATTAGAATTAAAGGTAGGGCGAATAGTAATCAATGGTTATCCTACAGGCGTTGAGGTATGTCACGCAATGGTACATGGTGGACCATATCCTGCAACCACAGCGCCGCATTCAACCTCGGTAGGTACACAAGCAATCAAACGATTTGTGCGTCCGGTTTGCTATCAAGATTATCCGGCGTTTTTATTACCTGATGCTTTAAAAGATGAGAACCCTTTTGGAATCATGCGTTTTGTTGACGGTATGTATTCAACCGCTTCCATCGTGTAG
- a CDS encoding ribonuclease activity regulator RraA — protein sequence MTKLSTETREKLKTISTPTIATCLYKKGFKNQFIQDVKPLQLGKPTMVGEAFTLRYIPAREDRNPITVFRNADHPQRVAVETCPEGSVLVIDSRKDARAASAGDILVSRLMVRGAAGIVTDGGFRDSASIANLPFSAYHSRPSAPTNLTLHEALDINIPIACGDVAVFPGDVLVGDDDGVMVIPAHIVDEVAAECMEMTMFENFVLEKVAEGRPIIGLYPATHEQTLFDYEEWKSKQTK from the coding sequence ATGACAAAACTTTCTACTGAAACAAGAGAAAAATTAAAAACTATAAGTACCCCAACTATCGCTACATGTCTTTATAAAAAAGGATTTAAAAATCAATTTATACAAGATGTTAAGCCTTTGCAATTGGGAAAACCAACAATGGTGGGCGAAGCATTCACGTTACGATACATACCTGCTCGTGAGGATCGTAATCCAATCACTGTTTTTAGAAATGCAGATCACCCGCAACGTGTAGCGGTAGAAACCTGTCCAGAAGGAAGTGTGCTTGTAATTGACAGTCGCAAAGATGCCCGCGCAGCATCTGCAGGAGACATATTAGTCTCACGATTGATGGTTAGAGGAGCAGCCGGAATTGTAACTGATGGTGGTTTTAGAGATTCGGCTTCTATTGCCAACTTACCTTTTTCGGCATATCACAGTCGCCCCTCTGCACCCACCAACCTCACATTACATGAGGCTTTAGACATTAATATTCCAATAGCCTGTGGAGACGTAGCTGTTTTTCCGGGTGATGTTCTTGTTGGTGATGATGATGGTGTCATGGTGATTCCTGCTCATATTGTAGACGAAGTTGCTGCCGAATGCATGGAAATGACGATGTTTGAAAATTTTGTTTTAGAAAAAGTAGCTGAGGGAAGGCCCATCATAGGATTGTATCCCGCAACACATGAGCAAACATTGTTTGACTATGAAGAATGGAAATCAAAGCAAACCAAATAG